One Candidatus Delongbacteria bacterium genomic window carries:
- the lgt gene encoding prolipoprotein diacylglyceryl transferase, translating to MYPTLFQLGNFRLSTYGLMMMLAFLAGIFLAVRRGRSRGIPKEFVENLSTAILLGSMLGARGLYVLTHVEEFRGDWWSVVNPIQPDGNFGIAGLVLLGGVLAAIPVAIWYTRKSGHSVLDVIDLLSPSLALGMALGRVGCLLNGCCYGKSCDLPWALTYPEHSHLHSLGPVHPTQVYLIAADLVLMTILLLAARARRFPGQIFALFLICYSPARFIVEFLRDYEASMILGQLGPWSVTTSQLLTLGMFAVGLVLYRSLAARAGRSAT from the coding sequence ATGTATCCCACCCTGTTCCAGCTCGGCAACTTCCGCCTGTCCACCTATGGGTTGATGATGATGCTGGCCTTCCTGGCCGGCATTTTCCTGGCCGTCCGCCGGGGCAGGAGCCGGGGCATCCCCAAGGAGTTCGTCGAGAACCTCTCCACGGCCATCCTGCTGGGCTCCATGCTGGGCGCGCGCGGGCTCTACGTCCTGACCCATGTGGAGGAATTCCGCGGCGACTGGTGGTCCGTCGTCAACCCCATCCAGCCCGACGGCAACTTCGGCATCGCCGGTCTGGTGCTGCTGGGCGGCGTGCTGGCGGCCATCCCCGTCGCCATCTGGTACACGCGCAAGAGCGGCCACTCCGTGCTGGACGTCATTGACCTGCTCTCCCCCAGCCTGGCTCTGGGCATGGCGCTGGGCCGGGTGGGCTGCCTGCTCAACGGCTGCTGCTACGGCAAGTCCTGCGACCTGCCCTGGGCCCTCACCTATCCCGAGCACAGCCACCTGCACAGCCTGGGACCGGTGCATCCCACCCAGGTCTACCTGATCGCGGCGGACCTCGTGCTGATGACGATCCTCCTGCTCGCGGCGCGCGCGCGGCGCTTCCCGGGCCAGATCTTCGCCCTGTTCCTGATCTGCTACTCGCCGGCCCGCTTCATCGTGGAGTTCCTGCGCGACTACGAGGCCTCGATGATCCTTGGCCAGTTGGGCCCCTGGTCGGTCACCACCAGCCAGCTGCTCACGCTGGGGATGTTCGCGGTGGGCTTGGTCCTCTATCGCAGCCTGGCGGCCCGGGCCGGCCGGAGTGCCACGTGA
- a CDS encoding Spi family protease inhibitor, with protein MFHRVSAAGRFDPSSSTRPIIRALSALFSLTLVLTPAWAAPLGPTQVSAMAAAWAARSAGFQDAQISSVHALAWDAAEPVFYLVSLNQGGWILASGDDALRPVVGWSAQGLLDGELPPALVTRLQEEERAVLTLRATGGSCAENQA; from the coding sequence ATGTTCCACCGCGTTTCCGCCGCTGGTCGCTTCGATCCATCGTCTTCCACCCGTCCCATCATCCGGGCCTTGTCCGCGCTGTTTTCTCTGACTCTGGTTCTGACCCCGGCGTGGGCCGCCCCGCTGGGCCCGACGCAGGTGAGCGCCATGGCCGCGGCCTGGGCCGCCCGGAGCGCGGGCTTCCAGGATGCCCAGATCAGCAGCGTCCACGCGCTGGCCTGGGACGCCGCCGAGCCGGTCTTCTATCTGGTCAGCCTGAATCAGGGCGGCTGGATCCTGGCCTCGGGCGACGACGCCCTGCGCCCGGTGGTCGGCTGGTCCGCGCAAGGCCTGCTGGACGGCGAGCTGCCCCCGGCCCTGGTGACGCGCCTGCAGGAAGAGGAGCGCGCGGTGCTGACCCTGCGCGCCACCGGCGGCAGCTGCGCCGAGAATCAGGCG
- the rsmI gene encoding 16S rRNA (cytidine(1402)-2'-O)-methyltransferase, producing MSAPRAEGGRLILVPTPIGNLGDMTLRAVEVLKEAQHIAAEDTRLSRRLLDHFGIATPMSSYHDFSTERERQRLVARLRAGETVALISDAGMPGISDPAYRLVNAALDEGFPVSALPGASSILPALAASGLPTDRFRFLGFLPRKKGRQTALAELAASPETTVFLEAPHRLEHTLAALAESVPGRRLCVAREISKLHEEFVRGDVAEVQRHFAETGVRGEFVLVLEGARASDRRHKRGKDDSPEDEE from the coding sequence GTGAGCGCCCCGCGCGCGGAGGGCGGCCGGCTGATCCTGGTCCCCACGCCCATCGGCAATCTGGGCGACATGACCCTGCGTGCCGTGGAGGTATTGAAGGAGGCCCAGCACATCGCCGCGGAGGACACGCGCCTCTCCCGTCGCCTGCTGGACCACTTCGGCATCGCCACGCCCATGAGCTCCTACCACGACTTCTCCACCGAGCGGGAACGGCAGCGGCTGGTGGCGCGTTTGCGCGCGGGCGAAACCGTGGCCCTGATCAGCGACGCCGGCATGCCGGGCATTTCCGATCCGGCCTACCGGCTGGTGAACGCGGCGCTGGACGAGGGTTTCCCGGTGAGCGCGCTGCCCGGCGCCAGCAGCATCCTGCCGGCCCTGGCCGCCAGCGGGCTGCCCACGGACCGCTTCCGTTTCCTGGGCTTCCTGCCGCGCAAGAAAGGCCGGCAGACGGCGCTGGCGGAACTGGCCGCCTCGCCGGAGACGACAGTCTTCCTCGAGGCTCCGCACCGGCTGGAGCACACGCTTGCCGCCCTGGCGGAGAGCGTGCCCGGGCGCCGGCTCTGCGTGGCACGGGAGATCAGCAAGCTGCACGAGGAGTTCGTGCGCGGCGACGTGGCGGAGGTCCAGCGGCATTTCGCGGAAACCGGCGTGCGGGGCGAGTTCGTCCTGGTGCTGGAGGGCGCCCGGGCCAGCGACCGGCGCCACAAGCGGGGCAAGGACGACAGCCCGGAGGACGAGGAGTAG
- a CDS encoding citryl-CoA lyase, with protein sequence MSEATWTTSITKTAAGELRVRGYEITAMIRQLTFAQTVFLILKGELPSAAEARMMEGMLVSSIDHGITPPSNLAARTVMSGGNSLNAAVAAGVLTIGDSHGGAIEQCAKILQEAVAKGEDAPALVARFKAAGKRIPGYGHRIHARDPRSSALFTLADECGFTGPHIRLAAALMEELEKGSAHKLPLNVDGAIAAIISEMGFDWRLGKGFFLIARVPGLVAHVFEEWTTQKPMRKLGPLGGEYAGPADRELP encoded by the coding sequence GTGAGCGAGGCCACTTGGACCACGTCCATCACCAAGACGGCCGCCGGCGAGTTGCGCGTGCGCGGCTACGAGATCACCGCGATGATCCGCCAGCTGACCTTCGCCCAGACCGTCTTCCTGATCCTCAAGGGCGAGCTGCCCAGCGCGGCCGAGGCGCGGATGATGGAGGGCATGCTGGTCTCCTCCATCGACCACGGCATCACGCCGCCTTCCAACTTGGCGGCCCGCACGGTGATGAGCGGCGGCAACAGCCTGAACGCCGCGGTAGCCGCGGGCGTGCTGACCATCGGCGACAGCCACGGCGGCGCCATCGAGCAGTGCGCGAAGATTCTCCAGGAGGCCGTGGCCAAGGGCGAGGACGCCCCGGCGCTGGTGGCCCGCTTCAAGGCGGCGGGCAAGCGCATTCCGGGCTACGGGCACCGCATCCACGCCCGCGACCCGCGTTCCAGCGCTCTGTTCACGCTGGCCGACGAGTGCGGCTTCACGGGTCCACACATCCGCTTGGCGGCGGCCCTGATGGAGGAGCTGGAGAAGGGATCAGCGCACAAGCTGCCGCTCAATGTGGACGGCGCCATCGCGGCCATCATCTCGGAGATGGGCTTCGATTGGCGGCTGGGCAAGGGCTTCTTCCTCATCGCCCGCGTGCCCGGGCTGGTGGCCCACGTCTTCGAGGAGTGGACCACCCAGAAGCCCATGCGCAAGCTGGGGCCGCTGGGCGGCGAATACGCCGGTCCCGCGGATCGCGAGCTGCCCTAG
- the rnz gene encoding ribonuclease Z, translated as MIDVIFLGTSSATPTPRRNVSSLALLTEKESLLLDAGEGTQRQILHSGFRRGRIDRIFITHLHGDHLYGLIGLLSSFQLNRREEPLLLAGPAGLARYVDFMKRLSQTDFGYELIIQEWGALQEPTPVLETDDFVLTAAPLRHRLYTLGYRLEEKTRLGRFDGEKADALGVPFGPERGQLLRGMDVTLADGRVVRSAELVGEPRPGTVLAFCTDTTYCANSVALARDADLLIHEATFLPGDAAQARRTLHSTTDDAVRVAREAGVRQLALTHFSTRYMGDMRPVQQAAEAAWPGVIVARDFMQIHLRAGAAPQVGDSRAPKSAEA; from the coding sequence ATGATCGACGTGATATTCCTGGGCACCAGTTCCGCCACCCCCACCCCGCGGCGCAACGTCAGTTCCCTGGCGCTGTTGACCGAGAAGGAAAGTCTGCTGCTGGACGCCGGCGAAGGCACCCAGCGCCAGATCCTGCACAGCGGCTTCCGGCGCGGGCGCATCGACCGGATCTTCATCACGCACCTCCACGGCGACCACCTCTACGGCTTGATCGGCCTGCTCAGCAGCTTCCAGCTCAATCGCCGGGAAGAGCCTCTGCTGTTGGCCGGCCCGGCGGGGTTGGCCCGCTACGTGGACTTCATGAAGCGCTTGTCCCAGACGGACTTTGGCTATGAACTGATCATCCAGGAGTGGGGGGCCCTGCAGGAACCCACGCCCGTCCTGGAAACCGACGATTTCGTGCTGACGGCCGCGCCCCTCCGGCACCGCCTGTACACGCTGGGCTACCGCCTGGAGGAGAAGACCCGGTTGGGCCGCTTCGACGGCGAGAAGGCCGACGCTCTAGGCGTGCCTTTCGGACCCGAGCGCGGGCAGCTGCTGCGCGGGATGGACGTCACCCTGGCTGACGGGCGGGTGGTGCGCAGCGCCGAACTGGTGGGCGAGCCGCGGCCGGGCACGGTCCTGGCCTTCTGCACGGACACCACCTACTGCGCGAATTCCGTGGCGCTGGCCCGGGACGCCGACCTGCTGATCCACGAGGCCACCTTCCTGCCCGGCGACGCGGCCCAGGCCCGGCGCACGCTGCACAGCACCACCGACGACGCGGTGCGCGTGGCCCGGGAGGCGGGGGTCCGGCAGCTGGCGCTGACCCACTTCAGCACGCGCTACATGGGCGACATGCGACCCGTGCAGCAGGCCGCAGAGGCCGCTTGGCCGGGCGTGATCGTGGCACGGGACTTCATGCAGATCCACCTCCGGGCCGGCGCAGCGCCGCAGGTGGGCGATTCCCGGGCTCCCAAGTCCGCGGAAGCCTGA
- the tmk gene encoding dTMP kinase, giving the protein MNGRLLSLEGLDGCGKSTQLRRVEAWLLERGWRVACFREPGGSRISEAVRGLLLDPAHTAMAGETELLLYTAARIQLLKERVLPALVEGQIVLLDRFADSTTAYQGHGRRLPLETVRTLNGLVRELAWPERTWWLDLPAAAALARTGGRDRMERAGLEFFQRVAAGYQTICRDEPARVLRVDADGSPADVFQRIETDLLRLFPGRRDPS; this is encoded by the coding sequence GTGAACGGACGCCTGCTCAGCCTCGAGGGGCTGGATGGCTGCGGCAAGAGCACCCAGCTCCGGCGCGTGGAGGCCTGGCTGCTGGAGCGCGGCTGGCGCGTGGCCTGCTTCCGGGAGCCCGGTGGCTCGCGCATCTCGGAGGCTGTGCGCGGCCTCCTGCTGGATCCCGCGCACACGGCCATGGCCGGCGAGACCGAACTGCTCTTGTACACCGCCGCGCGGATCCAGCTGCTGAAGGAGCGCGTGCTGCCGGCGCTGGTCGAAGGCCAGATCGTGCTGCTGGACCGCTTCGCCGACAGCACCACGGCCTACCAGGGCCACGGCCGGCGCCTGCCCCTGGAGACGGTCCGCACGCTCAACGGGCTGGTGCGCGAACTGGCCTGGCCCGAGCGCACCTGGTGGCTGGACCTGCCGGCCGCCGCCGCCCTGGCTCGCACCGGCGGCCGGGACCGGATGGAACGCGCCGGGCTGGAGTTCTTCCAGCGCGTGGCCGCCGGGTATCAGACGATTTGTCGGGACGAGCCCGCGCGCGTGCTGCGCGTGGACGCGGACGGCTCGCCCGCTGACGTGTTCCAGCGCATCGAAACCGATCTGCTCCGCCTGTTTCCAGGCAGAAGGGACCCTTCATGA
- a CDS encoding NAD+ synthase translates to MKHLSLDLPAVRAHLVRFLRESIRGTGHERAVLGLSGGIDSALVAALAAEALGPANVLALILPWRGSQPASAADARQLAGQLGLETREIDITPMTLDFARGLAPALGEPDPRRLGNVMARCRMVCIFDAALAWQALPLGTSNKTELLLGYGTWYGDLASAVNPIGDLYKQQVFALARELGIPAAILDKAPSADLEEGQTDEADLGWSYELMDRILVRAVDLRRPRAEIVAEGFPPEAVDGLLDRVARSHFKRLPPVIAKVGPRAIGADWLYQRDSRS, encoded by the coding sequence ATGAAGCATTTATCCCTGGACCTGCCCGCCGTCCGCGCTCATCTGGTGCGCTTCCTGCGGGAATCCATCCGCGGAACCGGACACGAGCGCGCCGTCCTGGGCCTCTCCGGCGGGATCGATTCCGCCCTGGTGGCCGCCCTGGCAGCGGAAGCCCTGGGCCCCGCGAATGTGCTGGCCCTGATCCTGCCCTGGCGCGGCTCCCAGCCCGCCTCCGCCGCCGACGCCCGCCAGTTGGCCGGGCAGCTGGGCCTGGAGACGCGGGAGATCGACATCACGCCCATGACCCTGGACTTCGCCCGGGGCCTGGCCCCGGCGCTGGGCGAACCCGATCCGCGCCGGCTGGGTAACGTGATGGCCCGCTGCCGGATGGTCTGCATTTTCGACGCGGCGCTGGCCTGGCAGGCCCTGCCGCTGGGCACCTCCAACAAGACCGAGCTGCTGCTGGGTTACGGCACCTGGTACGGCGACCTGGCCAGCGCCGTCAATCCCATCGGCGACCTCTACAAGCAGCAGGTCTTCGCCCTGGCCCGCGAGCTGGGGATCCCCGCCGCCATCCTGGACAAGGCCCCCAGCGCCGACCTGGAGGAAGGCCAGACCGACGAGGCCGACCTGGGCTGGAGCTATGAACTGATGGATCGCATCCTGGTCCGCGCGGTGGACCTGCGCCGCCCGCGCGCCGAGATCGTCGCCGAGGGCTTTCCGCCGGAGGCCGTGGACGGGCTGCTGGACCGGGTGGCCCGCAGCCACTTCAAGCGCCTGCCCCCGGTGATCGCCAAGGTGGGGCCGCGGGCCATCGGCGCGGACTGGCTCTACCAGCGGGACAGCCGGTCGTGA
- a CDS encoding HAD-IB family phosphatase, which produces MIPALFLDFDGTLTEEDTLVQLLDQFGRRLPDGRDWRAIEFDDSLPENVKLQAEMDLLDLPLAEALAWLDGATRLRAGCAEFLREAAGQGLEPVVLSGGLLPLIRHVLGPLAALVQVRANDLRVEPGRWRVLPAHSPRIRNQCNHCKTWHLRQRQQQGRPVIYVGDGATDFCPAREAELVFARSSLAGQLRSEGRSFLSFTTFDQVAEELRNRDWRLSPARP; this is translated from the coding sequence ATGATCCCCGCGCTCTTCCTGGATTTCGACGGCACGCTGACCGAGGAGGACACGCTGGTCCAGCTGCTGGACCAGTTCGGACGGCGCCTGCCCGACGGCCGGGACTGGCGGGCCATCGAATTCGACGACAGCCTGCCGGAGAACGTCAAACTGCAGGCGGAGATGGATCTGCTGGACCTGCCCCTGGCCGAGGCCCTGGCCTGGCTGGACGGCGCCACGCGCCTGCGCGCGGGCTGCGCCGAGTTCCTGCGGGAGGCCGCCGGTCAGGGTCTGGAACCGGTGGTTCTCAGCGGCGGACTGCTGCCCCTCATCCGGCACGTGCTGGGTCCGCTGGCCGCGCTGGTCCAGGTGCGCGCCAACGATCTGCGCGTGGAGCCCGGCCGCTGGCGCGTGCTGCCGGCCCACTCGCCGCGCATCCGCAACCAGTGCAACCATTGCAAGACCTGGCATCTGCGCCAACGCCAGCAGCAGGGCCGGCCCGTGATCTACGTGGGCGACGGTGCCACGGATTTCTGCCCGGCCCGCGAGGCCGAGCTGGTGTTCGCCCGCTCCAGCCTGGCTGGACAGCTGCGCAGCGAAGGGCGGAGCTTCCTGTCCTTCACTACCTTTGACCAGGTGGCGGAGGAGCTGCGGAATCGCGACTGGCGGCTGTCTCCGGCCCGTCCTTGA
- the lat gene encoding L-lysine 6-transaminase, with protein MSRINPKDVHAVIGKHMLVDALDLVVDLQHSHGSWIRDARTGRDVLDMTSFFASNAVGINHPKLTEPAFLAEIGWAAINKVTNSDFYTCEMAETVAVFGEVGIPDYLPHLFFIEGGTLAVENALKTAFDWKHRMNLAAGRVVHENKLSILHFKNAFHGRSGYTLSMTNTHDPRKYMYFPRFDWPRVDPPYMLYPAGEAESARVGAAEEACYAAIRGAAAARPHEIAGLIVEGVMGEGGDRHFRPEFFQGLRRLCDELEIFFIIDEVQSGMGMTGKFWAHQHHGVQPDAISFGKKAQVCGILAGPRVDTVEHNVFREPSRINSTWGGNLVDMIRFRRILEIMRDENLVENARIMGERLLAGLHEIQTRHAQVSQTRGLGLMCALDVDPEQRKEIKRRCYDQGMLVLPCGEKSIRIRPHLAVSAPDIDRALEILDTALKG; from the coding sequence ATGAGCCGCATTAATCCCAAGGACGTGCACGCCGTCATCGGCAAGCACATGCTGGTGGACGCCCTCGATCTGGTCGTCGACCTGCAACACAGCCACGGAAGCTGGATCCGCGACGCGCGCACCGGGCGCGACGTCCTGGACATGACCAGCTTTTTCGCTTCCAACGCGGTGGGAATCAACCACCCGAAGCTGACGGAACCGGCCTTCCTGGCCGAAATCGGCTGGGCCGCCATCAACAAGGTGACCAACAGCGATTTCTACACCTGCGAGATGGCCGAGACCGTCGCGGTCTTCGGCGAGGTGGGCATTCCCGATTACCTGCCCCACCTCTTCTTCATCGAGGGCGGCACCCTGGCGGTGGAGAACGCCCTCAAGACGGCTTTCGACTGGAAGCACCGGATGAACCTGGCCGCCGGCCGGGTGGTCCACGAGAACAAGCTCTCCATCCTGCATTTCAAGAACGCCTTCCACGGCCGTTCGGGCTACACGCTCTCCATGACCAACACCCACGACCCGCGCAAGTACATGTACTTCCCGCGCTTCGATTGGCCGCGGGTGGATCCGCCCTACATGCTGTACCCGGCCGGTGAGGCCGAGAGCGCCCGCGTCGGCGCGGCCGAAGAAGCCTGCTATGCCGCCATCCGCGGCGCGGCGGCCGCCCGTCCGCACGAAATCGCCGGACTGATCGTCGAAGGCGTCATGGGCGAAGGCGGCGATCGCCACTTCCGGCCGGAGTTCTTCCAGGGGCTGCGCCGCCTCTGCGACGAGCTGGAGATCTTCTTCATCATCGACGAAGTGCAGAGCGGGATGGGCATGACGGGCAAGTTCTGGGCCCACCAGCACCACGGCGTCCAGCCCGACGCCATCAGCTTCGGCAAGAAGGCCCAGGTCTGCGGCATCCTGGCCGGACCGCGGGTGGACACGGTGGAGCACAACGTCTTCCGCGAGCCCTCGCGCATCAACAGCACCTGGGGCGGCAACCTGGTGGACATGATCCGCTTCCGCCGCATCCTGGAGATCATGCGCGACGAGAACCTGGTGGAGAACGCCCGGATCATGGGCGAGCGCCTGCTGGCCGGCCTGCACGAGATCCAGACCCGCCACGCCCAGGTCAGCCAGACTCGCGGTCTGGGCCTGATGTGTGCCCTGGACGTGGATCCCGAGCAGCGCAAGGAGATCAAGCGCCGCTGCTACGATCAGGGCATGCTCGTGCTGCCCTGCGGCGAGAAGAGCATCCGCATCCGGCCGCATCTGGCGGTCTCGGCCCCGGACATCGACCGGGCGCTGGAAATCCTGGACACGGCCCTGAAGGGTTGA
- a CDS encoding S41 family peptidase gives MKRMIRLLPLLLLFLMGAGQQPDREVYLQDVHDNLIRFGEVYRNLAFRYVDQINPEAAMNAAIRGLLDELDPYSDYFIEEAAQELDDMSRGQYGGIGMEVGLRGSEKRITVISPFEGSPSWKAGLKPGDEITRVDSVDVTGKPLSDVVRLIKGAPGSPVTMGIRRSGSREVKDYTLVRELINIQDVKLAELVDPATGTGYVRLVRFSGLAGENLATAIEELKAKGLKRLVLDLRGNPGGLLREAAAVSELFLPKGTPIVVTRGRNNELIKEIRAERDPVFTGELVVLVDGGSASASEIVAGCLQDHDRALIVGQQSFGKGLVQSVLDLDEEAKMKLTTARYYLPSGRLIQRIDYFEKNEVLDHVADSTLADTLFHTEQGRPVISGRGITPDVEVKPERQSWLAVELWRANQFADFVDDRSAAGALPADASGTSLLADFRAYLNEKEFKYQPRGSVQLDELKKILEEERVGPEGAKALESMRAALGDNLPQQFKAHEDELAQLLDLELIDHRAGQAARSREALKQDQVFQQALQLLSGKGEYRRALGLQGT, from the coding sequence ATGAAGCGCATGATCCGCCTCCTCCCCCTCTTGCTCCTGTTCCTGATGGGCGCCGGCCAGCAGCCCGACCGGGAAGTCTACCTGCAGGACGTGCACGACAACCTGATCCGCTTCGGCGAGGTTTATCGCAACCTGGCCTTCCGCTACGTGGACCAGATCAACCCCGAGGCCGCCATGAATGCGGCCATCCGCGGCCTGCTGGACGAGCTCGATCCTTACTCGGACTACTTCATCGAAGAAGCCGCCCAGGAGCTGGACGACATGTCCCGCGGCCAGTACGGCGGCATCGGGATGGAGGTGGGCCTGCGCGGATCGGAGAAACGCATCACGGTGATCAGTCCCTTCGAGGGCTCGCCCTCCTGGAAAGCCGGCCTGAAACCCGGCGACGAGATCACGCGCGTGGACAGCGTGGACGTGACGGGCAAGCCGCTCTCCGACGTGGTGCGGCTGATCAAGGGCGCGCCCGGCAGCCCCGTCACCATGGGCATCCGGCGCAGTGGCTCGCGGGAGGTCAAGGACTACACGCTGGTCCGCGAGCTGATCAACATCCAGGACGTGAAACTGGCCGAGCTGGTGGATCCCGCCACGGGCACGGGCTACGTGCGGCTGGTGCGCTTCTCCGGGCTGGCCGGCGAGAATCTGGCCACGGCCATCGAGGAGCTGAAAGCCAAAGGTCTCAAGCGCCTGGTCCTGGACCTGCGCGGCAATCCCGGCGGCCTGCTGCGCGAGGCGGCGGCGGTCTCCGAGCTCTTCCTGCCCAAGGGCACGCCCATCGTGGTCACCCGCGGCCGCAACAACGAGCTGATCAAGGAAATCCGCGCCGAGCGCGATCCGGTCTTCACGGGTGAGCTGGTGGTGCTGGTGGACGGCGGCAGCGCCAGCGCCAGCGAGATCGTGGCCGGCTGCCTGCAGGACCACGATCGCGCGCTGATCGTGGGTCAGCAGAGTTTCGGCAAGGGTCTGGTGCAGAGCGTGCTGGACCTGGACGAGGAAGCCAAGATGAAGCTCACCACCGCGCGCTACTACCTGCCCTCGGGCCGCCTGATCCAGCGCATCGACTACTTCGAGAAGAACGAGGTGCTGGACCACGTGGCGGACAGCACGCTGGCGGACACGCTCTTCCACACCGAGCAGGGCCGGCCCGTGATCAGCGGTCGCGGCATCACGCCGGACGTGGAGGTGAAGCCCGAGCGCCAGAGCTGGCTGGCGGTGGAACTCTGGCGCGCCAACCAGTTCGCGGACTTCGTGGACGACCGCTCCGCCGCCGGCGCCCTGCCCGCGGACGCGAGCGGCACCAGCCTGCTGGCGGACTTCCGCGCCTACCTGAACGAGAAGGAGTTCAAGTACCAGCCCCGGGGCTCGGTGCAGCTGGACGAATTGAAGAAGATTCTCGAGGAGGAGCGCGTGGGCCCCGAGGGCGCCAAGGCCCTGGAGTCCATGCGCGCCGCGCTGGGCGACAATCTGCCCCAGCAGTTCAAGGCCCACGAGGATGAGCTGGCGCAGCTGCTGGATCTCGAGCTGATCGACCACCGCGCCGGCCAGGCGGCCCGCTCGCGCGAGGCGCTCAAGCAGGACCAGGTCTTCCAGCAGGCCCTGCAGCTGCTGTCCGGCAAAGGCGAGTACCGGCGCGCGCTGGGTCTGCAGGGCACATGA
- a CDS encoding aminotransferase class I/II-fold pyridoxal phosphate-dependent enzyme encodes MRFNTRAIHAGNQVDPLTGAICQPIFQSSTFVQEDIGVTRGYDYSRAGNPTRSALEANLAALENARHGHAFSSGLAALQGLMHLLRQGDELVCSAGVYGGTWRFLTQVMEPWGLRSRFVDTAELDQVRAALTPATRLLFVETPTNPMMRLSDIRALAALCKERGVLLVVDNTFLSPYFQSPLALGADIVLHSCTKYLGGHSDMIMGVLMHNSDELQTKLAFVQKSAGAVPGPFECFLLLRSTKTLGVRMERHFENALRVAHYLEEHPAVTAVHYPGLPTHPQHDLAQRQMQGYGGMLSFELKNYEAARTVARALKIFSLAESLGGVESLVNHPVGMTHASVPRAQRESYGLTDALLRLSVGIEDVQDLVDDLAQALALAN; translated from the coding sequence ATGCGTTTCAACACCCGGGCCATCCACGCCGGCAATCAGGTCGACCCGTTGACGGGCGCCATCTGCCAACCCATTTTCCAGAGCTCGACCTTCGTCCAGGAAGACATCGGTGTCACACGGGGCTACGACTACTCCCGCGCGGGCAATCCCACCCGCAGCGCGCTGGAAGCCAATCTGGCCGCGCTGGAAAACGCCCGCCACGGGCACGCTTTCTCCTCCGGCCTGGCCGCCCTGCAGGGCCTGATGCACCTGCTGCGCCAGGGCGACGAACTGGTCTGCAGCGCGGGCGTCTACGGCGGAACCTGGCGCTTCCTCACCCAGGTGATGGAACCCTGGGGCCTGCGCAGCCGCTTCGTGGACACGGCGGAGCTGGATCAGGTGCGCGCGGCCCTTACGCCGGCCACACGCCTGCTCTTCGTGGAGACGCCCACCAATCCCATGATGCGCCTGAGCGACATCCGTGCCCTGGCCGCCCTCTGCAAGGAGCGGGGCGTGCTGCTGGTGGTGGACAACACCTTCCTCTCGCCCTATTTCCAGTCGCCGCTGGCGCTGGGTGCGGACATCGTCCTGCACTCCTGCACCAAGTACCTGGGCGGACACAGCGACATGATCATGGGCGTGCTGATGCACAACAGCGATGAGCTGCAGACCAAACTGGCCTTCGTGCAGAAGAGTGCGGGGGCGGTGCCCGGGCCCTTCGAGTGCTTCCTGCTGCTACGCAGCACCAAGACCCTGGGCGTGCGCATGGAGCGCCACTTCGAGAACGCCCTGCGCGTGGCCCACTACCTCGAGGAGCATCCGGCGGTGACCGCCGTGCACTATCCGGGCCTGCCCACCCACCCGCAGCACGACCTGGCCCAGCGCCAGATGCAGGGCTACGGCGGCATGCTCTCCTTCGAGTTGAAGAACTACGAGGCCGCCCGGACCGTCGCGCGTGCGTTGAAGATCTTCAGCCTGGCGGAGTCCCTGGGCGGCGTGGAGAGCCTGGTCAACCACCCGGTGGGCATGACCCACGCCTCGGTGCCCCGGGCTCAGCGCGAGTCCTACGGTCTGACGGACGCCCTGCTGCGGCTTAGCGTGGGCATCGAAGACGTCCAGGATCTGGTGGACGACCTGGCCCAGGCCCTGGCGCTGGCGAACTGA